In one Staphylococcus lutrae genomic region, the following are encoded:
- the gpmI gene encoding 2,3-bisphosphoglycerate-independent phosphoglycerate mutase — protein sequence MAKKPTALIILDGFANREEVHGNAVKLAHKPNFDRYYEKFPTTQIEASGLDVGLPEGQMGNSEVGHMNIGAGRIVYQSLTRINKSIEDGDFFENKVLNKAIDHALETNGALHIFGLLSDGGVHSHYKHLYALLELAQRKNLTKVYVHAFLDGRDVDQKSALKYIDETEEKFKALGVGQFASVSGRYYAMDRDKRWEREHKAYDAIRGFSDVKYASAHEGVQANYDNDLTDEFVEPFVVENQNNGVNDGDSVIFYNFRPDRAGQLSEIFTSKAFDGFEVERVNDLYYATFTKYNDQVDAEIVFEKVDLHNTIGEVAQDHGLTQLRIAETEKYPHVTYFMNGGQNEEFKGERRILINSPKVATYDLKPEMSAYEVKDALLKELDKGDLDLIILNFANPDMVGHSGMLEPTIKAIEAVDECLGAVVDKILDMDGYAIITADHGNSDEVLTDDDQPMTTHTTNPVPVIVTKEGVTLRQTGRLGDLAPTLLDLLNIDQPEEMTGESLIQH from the coding sequence ATGGCAAAAAAACCTACAGCGCTTATCATACTCGATGGCTTTGCAAATCGCGAAGAAGTACACGGCAATGCGGTTAAACTCGCGCATAAACCTAACTTCGATCGTTATTATGAGAAGTTTCCTACAACACAAATAGAAGCAAGTGGTTTAGACGTGGGACTTCCAGAAGGTCAAATGGGTAACTCAGAAGTGGGGCATATGAATATTGGCGCAGGGCGCATTGTCTATCAAAGTTTAACACGAATTAACAAGTCCATTGAGGACGGGGACTTTTTTGAAAATAAAGTATTGAACAAAGCGATTGATCATGCATTAGAGACAAATGGTGCGTTACACATTTTTGGATTGCTTTCAGATGGCGGTGTGCACAGTCATTACAAACATCTGTATGCCCTGTTAGAATTAGCGCAGCGTAAAAACTTAACAAAAGTTTACGTCCATGCGTTTCTAGATGGTCGTGACGTGGATCAAAAATCGGCATTAAAATACATTGATGAAACAGAAGAAAAGTTTAAAGCATTAGGTGTCGGCCAATTCGCTTCAGTATCTGGACGTTATTATGCAATGGACCGTGATAAACGTTGGGAACGTGAACATAAAGCATATGATGCTATTCGTGGATTTAGCGATGTCAAATATGCATCTGCACATGAAGGAGTTCAAGCGAATTATGACAATGATCTTACGGACGAATTTGTAGAACCATTTGTTGTTGAAAATCAAAATAATGGTGTCAACGATGGCGATTCTGTCATTTTCTACAACTTTAGACCAGACCGTGCGGGTCAACTATCAGAAATCTTTACAAGTAAAGCATTCGATGGTTTTGAAGTAGAGCGTGTCAATGATTTATACTATGCAACATTTACAAAATACAATGATCAAGTGGATGCCGAAATCGTATTCGAAAAGGTAGACTTGCATAATACAATTGGTGAAGTTGCACAAGATCATGGTTTGACACAGTTACGCATTGCTGAAACGGAAAAGTATCCACACGTGACTTACTTTATGAATGGTGGACAAAATGAAGAGTTCAAAGGCGAACGACGCATTTTAATCAACTCCCCTAAAGTGGCAACGTATGACTTAAAGCCTGAAATGAGTGCATATGAAGTCAAAGATGCATTGCTGAAAGAGTTGGATAAAGGAGACCTTGACCTTATCATCCTTAACTTTGCAAATCCAGACATGGTAGGACATAGTGGGATGTTAGAACCGACGATTAAAGCGATTGAAGCTGTGGATGAATGTTTAGGTGCTGTTGTCGATAAAATTTTAGACATGGATGGTTATGCGATTATTACTGCGGACCATGGTAATTCTGATGAAGTGTTGACTGATGATGATCAACCGATGACAACACATACGACAAATCCGGTTCCTGTCATTGTGACGAAAGAAGGCGTTACATTACGTCAAACAGGTCGTCTTGGTGATTTAGCACCTACTTTGCTAGATTTATTAAACATTGATCAACCCGAAGAAATGACGGGTGAATCTTTAATCCAACATTAA
- the eno gene encoding surface-displayed alpha-enolase has translation MPIITDVYAREVLDSRGNPTVEVEVLTESGAFGRALVPSGASTGEHEAVELRDGDADRYLGKGVEKAVENVNEIIAPELIEGEFSVLEQVSIDKMMIQLDGTANKSKLGANAILGVSIAVARAASDFLGQPLYKYLGGFNATVLPTPMMNIVNGGSHSDAPIAFQEFMILPVGAESFKEALRWGAEVFHALAKILKSRGLVTAVGDEGGFAPKFEGTEDGVETILEAIIAAGLEPGKDVFLGFDCASSEFYENGVYDYTKFEGEKGAKLSAKEQVDYLEQLVDKYPILTIEDGMDENDWEGWKLLTERIGDRVQLVGDDLFVTNTEILSKGIEQSIGNSILIKVNQIGTLTETFEAIEMAQKAGYTAVVSHRSGETEDTTIADIAVATNAGQIKTGSLSRTDRIAKYNQLLRIEDELYETAKYEGLKSFYNLK, from the coding sequence ATGCCAATTATTACTGATGTATACGCTCGCGAAGTATTAGACTCACGCGGTAATCCTACAGTCGAGGTAGAAGTTTTAACAGAAAGTGGTGCGTTTGGACGCGCATTAGTCCCATCAGGCGCTTCAACAGGAGAACATGAAGCTGTTGAATTACGTGATGGCGATGCGGACCGCTATTTAGGTAAAGGTGTAGAAAAAGCCGTTGAAAATGTAAACGAAATCATCGCACCAGAATTAATCGAAGGCGAGTTCTCAGTATTAGAACAAGTTTCAATCGATAAAATGATGATTCAATTAGACGGTACTGCAAACAAAAGTAAGTTAGGTGCAAATGCAATTTTAGGTGTATCTATTGCAGTCGCACGTGCAGCTTCAGACTTCTTAGGTCAACCGTTATACAAATATTTAGGTGGTTTCAATGCGACAGTATTACCGACACCAATGATGAACATCGTCAATGGAGGCTCGCATTCCGACGCACCGATTGCATTCCAAGAATTTATGATTTTACCTGTAGGGGCAGAGTCATTTAAAGAAGCATTGCGTTGGGGTGCGGAAGTATTCCATGCATTGGCTAAAATCTTAAAATCACGCGGTTTAGTCACAGCAGTTGGGGATGAAGGTGGATTTGCACCGAAATTCGAAGGCACTGAAGATGGTGTTGAAACAATTCTTGAAGCGATTATAGCAGCCGGGTTAGAACCAGGGAAAGACGTATTCTTAGGTTTTGACTGTGCATCATCTGAATTCTATGAAAATGGCGTATACGATTATACGAAATTCGAAGGTGAAAAAGGGGCTAAGCTTTCTGCTAAAGAACAAGTCGACTACTTAGAACAACTTGTAGATAAGTATCCTATCTTGACAATCGAAGACGGTATGGACGAAAACGATTGGGAAGGTTGGAAATTATTAACAGAGCGTATCGGTGACCGTGTTCAATTAGTGGGTGACGACTTATTCGTAACGAACACTGAAATATTAAGTAAAGGCATCGAACAAAGCATCGGTAATTCGATTTTAATCAAAGTTAACCAAATTGGTACATTAACTGAAACATTTGAAGCGATTGAAATGGCACAAAAAGCGGGCTATACAGCAGTTGTATCGCACCGTTCAGGTGAAACAGAAGATACAACAATTGCAGATATTGCAGTTGCAACGAATGCAGGTCAAATTAAAACAGGTTCATTATCACGTACAGACCGTATTGCGAAATACAACCAATTGTTACGTATTGAAGATGAACTTTACGAAACAGCAAAATATGAAGGATTAAAATCATTCTATAACTTAAAATAG
- the secG gene encoding preprotein translocase subunit SecG yields the protein MHSFFIVLLIIDCIALITVVLLQEGKSNGLSGAISGGAEQLFGKQKQRGVDLFLHRLTIVLSIIFFVLMLGISYFNM from the coding sequence ATGCATAGTTTTTTTATCGTATTACTCATTATTGACTGTATCGCGCTCATCACAGTTGTTTTATTACAAGAAGGTAAAAGTAATGGATTATCCGGAGCCATTAGTGGTGGTGCGGAACAATTATTTGGTAAACAAAAACAACGTGGTGTAGATTTATTTTTGCATAGATTGACAATTGTACTTTCGATTATTTTCTTTGTATTAATGTTAGGTATCAGTTATTTCAATATGTAA
- a CDS encoding alpha/beta hydrolase, whose protein sequence is MKIQLPKPFFFEEGKRAVLLLHGFTGNSSDVRQLGRFLQRKGYTSYAPHYEGHAAPPEEILKSSPHVWYKDVLDGYDFLVDKGYDEIAVAGLSLGGVFALKLSLNRSLKGIATMCAPMYIKTEGSMYKGVLAYARQFKKYEGKDEETIEREMAAFHPTETLKELQVMLQGVRDSVDEVIDPLLIIQAEHDEMINPDSANIIYDEAMSDDKRISWYKNSGHVITIGKEKDAVFEDVYQFLETLDWSE, encoded by the coding sequence ATGAAAATACAATTACCAAAACCTTTCTTTTTTGAGGAAGGAAAACGTGCAGTATTACTATTACACGGCTTTACGGGCAACAGTTCAGATGTCCGACAACTCGGCCGTTTTTTACAGAGAAAAGGGTATACTTCTTATGCCCCTCATTATGAAGGTCATGCTGCACCGCCGGAAGAGATTTTAAAATCAAGTCCACACGTTTGGTATAAAGACGTGTTAGATGGATATGATTTTTTGGTTGACAAAGGTTATGATGAAATTGCGGTAGCTGGATTGTCGCTAGGTGGTGTTTTTGCATTAAAACTGAGCTTAAATCGGAGCTTGAAAGGGATCGCAACGATGTGTGCACCGATGTATATTAAAACAGAGGGATCGATGTATAAAGGTGTGTTAGCGTATGCACGTCAATTTAAAAAATATGAAGGTAAAGATGAAGAAACAATCGAGCGAGAAATGGCTGCTTTTCATCCTACTGAAACATTAAAAGAATTACAAGTCATGCTACAAGGTGTGCGTGATTCAGTAGATGAAGTCATTGATCCGCTATTAATCATCCAAGCTGAACATGATGAAATGATTAACCCAGATTCAGCAAACATCATATACGATGAAGCGATGTCCGATGATAAACGGATTTCATGGTATAAAAATTCGGGTCATGTGATTACGATTGGTAAGGAAAAAGATGCTGTATTTGAAGATGTTTATCAGTTTTTAGAGACGTTAGATTGGTCTGAGTAA
- the rnr gene encoding ribonuclease R — protein sequence MNLKEEIKTIIKSENYEPMSVSDFQDALGLNSADSFRDLIKILVELEQTGMVTRTKQDRYQKKQENQLKEGLIRGTLSQNKKGFAFLRPENEEMEDIFIPPTKVNRAMDGDIVLVEVKKSRGDFRKGKFEGEVKAIESHSVKQVVGTFSEARHFGFVVPDDKRIMQDIFIPKGQDLGAVEGHKVLVQITNYSDGTNNPEGQISAILGHKNDPGVDILSIIYQHGIEMTFPEDVLKEAEAIPETIRPEERQGRRDLRGELTITIDGADAKDLDDAIAVEKLENGNTLLTVSIADVSHYVTEGSALDQEAYDRATSVYLVDRVIPMIPHRLSNGICSLNPHVDRLAMSCRMEIDRQGTVVRHEIFESIIHSDARMTYEAVNRIITDKDPETSAQYAELVPMLELAQTLSKQLIAMRQKRGEIDFDIKEAKVIVNEEGIPKDVVTRERGDGERLIESFMLIANETVAAHFSEKQVPFIYRIHEQPKSERLRQFFDFITNFGIMVKGTGEDIHPSTLQNINEAIAGRPEDRVISTMMLRSMQQARYDAENTGHFGLAAEYYTHFTSPIRRYPDLIVHRLVRKYLIEKSMDARAMREWEEKLPQIAEHTSNRERRAIDAERDTDELKKAEFMIQHIGDEFEGIISSVANFGMFIELPNTIEGMVNVQNMTDDYYHFDERQMALIGERKAKVFRIGDEVKVKVVHVDVEERQIDFQIIGMPIEMRTYREKVARGHTIQAKTKGQAFEKKDKKNKRKQRKGKHARRREKSGRTEHQPFYKNKKVKKKARKKKK from the coding sequence ATGAATTTAAAAGAAGAGATTAAAACCATCATTAAAAGCGAAAATTATGAACCGATGTCTGTTTCTGATTTCCAAGATGCATTAGGATTAAACAGTGCAGATTCGTTTCGTGACCTCATCAAAATTTTAGTAGAATTAGAACAGACTGGAATGGTCACGCGCACGAAACAAGATCGTTATCAAAAGAAGCAGGAGAATCAGTTGAAAGAAGGTTTAATTAGAGGGACATTAAGCCAGAATAAAAAAGGTTTCGCATTTTTACGACCAGAAAATGAAGAGATGGAAGACATTTTTATCCCTCCAACAAAAGTGAATCGCGCGATGGATGGTGATATTGTCTTAGTCGAAGTGAAAAAGTCTCGCGGTGATTTTCGAAAAGGAAAATTCGAAGGTGAAGTCAAAGCGATTGAGTCTCATTCTGTGAAACAAGTTGTCGGCACGTTTTCGGAAGCACGTCACTTTGGATTTGTGGTTCCCGATGATAAACGGATTATGCAAGACATTTTTATTCCTAAAGGTCAAGATCTAGGAGCAGTTGAAGGCCATAAAGTACTCGTTCAAATTACAAATTACTCAGATGGTACAAACAATCCGGAAGGCCAGATTTCAGCAATTTTAGGTCATAAAAATGATCCTGGGGTTGATATTTTATCTATTATTTATCAACACGGGATTGAAATGACGTTTCCTGAAGACGTGTTAAAAGAAGCGGAGGCCATTCCTGAAACGATTCGCCCTGAAGAACGTCAAGGACGCCGTGATTTAAGAGGAGAATTAACGATAACAATTGATGGTGCAGATGCAAAAGATTTGGATGATGCCATTGCAGTTGAGAAGTTAGAAAACGGCAACACCTTACTCACTGTAAGCATTGCCGATGTGAGTCATTATGTCACAGAAGGCTCTGCATTGGATCAAGAAGCTTATGATCGAGCAACCAGTGTTTATCTGGTCGATCGTGTCATTCCAATGATTCCACACCGTCTGAGTAATGGGATTTGTTCATTAAATCCTCACGTCGACCGTTTAGCGATGAGTTGTCGCATGGAAATTGATCGTCAAGGGACAGTTGTCCGACACGAGATTTTCGAAAGTATCATTCATTCTGATGCACGTATGACATATGAAGCGGTCAACCGTATCATTACTGATAAAGATCCTGAAACGAGTGCACAATATGCCGAGCTCGTCCCGATGTTAGAATTAGCGCAAACATTATCAAAACAGTTAATCGCCATGCGTCAAAAGCGTGGAGAAATCGATTTTGATATCAAAGAAGCGAAAGTCATCGTGAACGAGGAAGGGATTCCAAAAGATGTGGTCACACGTGAACGTGGTGATGGAGAACGCTTGATTGAATCGTTTATGTTAATCGCAAATGAGACAGTGGCAGCACATTTTAGTGAAAAGCAAGTGCCATTCATTTATCGCATTCATGAACAACCGAAGTCAGAGCGTTTACGGCAATTTTTTGATTTTATTACAAATTTTGGCATTATGGTAAAAGGGACTGGAGAAGACATTCATCCAAGTACATTACAAAATATTAACGAAGCAATTGCAGGTCGACCGGAAGATCGCGTCATTTCAACGATGATGTTACGATCGATGCAACAAGCACGTTATGATGCTGAAAATACGGGACACTTTGGTTTAGCGGCAGAATATTATACACACTTCACCTCACCTATTCGTCGTTATCCAGATTTAATCGTTCATCGTTTAGTGCGTAAATATTTAATTGAAAAATCAATGGATGCGCGTGCGATGCGTGAATGGGAAGAAAAGCTTCCACAGATTGCAGAGCATACGTCAAATCGTGAGCGACGTGCGATTGATGCTGAACGGGATACAGATGAGTTGAAAAAAGCAGAGTTTATGATTCAACATATTGGCGATGAATTTGAAGGGATTATTAGTTCAGTCGCAAATTTCGGGATGTTTATAGAGTTACCGAATACGATTGAAGGAATGGTGAACGTTCAAAATATGACCGATGACTACTATCATTTTGATGAACGTCAAATGGCTTTGATCGGTGAACGAAAAGCAAAAGTATTTCGTATCGGTGATGAGGTCAAAGTCAAGGTCGTTCATGTCGATGTAGAGGAGCGACAAATTGATTTCCAAATCATAGGCATGCCGATTGAAATGAGGACGTACCGTGAAAAAGTAGCACGGGGTCATACGATTCAAGCGAAAACAAAAGGTCAAGCTTTTGAGAAGAAAGATAAGAAAAATAAACGTAAGCAACGCAAAGGAAAACATGCGAGACGCCGTGAAAAATCAGGTCGCACGGAACATCAACCGTTTTATAAAAATAAAAAAGTAAAGAAAAAGGCACGCAAGAAGAAAAAATAA
- the smpB gene encoding SsrA-binding protein SmpB — MPKKSGKGTLAENRKARHDYHIEDTIEAGIVLQGTEIKSIRRGSANLKDSYAQVKRGEMFLHQMHIAPYEEGNRFNHDPRRVRKLLLHKREIVKIGERTREMGYSIVPLKLYLKHGNCKVLLGIARGKKNYDKRHALKEKAVKRDIDRAMKQNY, encoded by the coding sequence ATGCCGAAAAAGTCAGGAAAAGGGACGTTAGCAGAAAATCGTAAAGCGCGCCACGATTATCATATTGAAGATACGATTGAGGCGGGTATTGTATTACAAGGGACTGAAATCAAATCGATTCGACGTGGGAGTGCCAACTTGAAAGACAGCTATGCGCAAGTTAAACGAGGCGAGATGTTTTTGCATCAAATGCATATTGCACCTTACGAAGAGGGTAACCGATTTAACCATGATCCACGCCGAGTTCGAAAGCTCTTGTTGCATAAACGGGAAATAGTCAAAATAGGCGAACGTACACGTGAAATGGGCTATTCTATCGTCCCTCTCAAATTGTATTTGAAACACGGGAACTGCAAAGTATTATTGGGCATCGCACGAGGTAAGAAAAATTATGATAAGCGCCATGCTTTAAAAGAAAAAGCCGTCAAACGTGATATAGATCGTGCGATGAAACAAAATTATTAA
- a CDS encoding tyrosine-type recombinase/integrase, producing the protein MQHDLRLSHNIYKDDKRGTYYFRITYYDKTNKRQYITRKGFKQRKEAVKKCNEIMDELEGAGQLNRLPFDVLVEEYTEWYSARRKTSSIKALKTHTNNHLVPYFGSMDVFKMTTHDIMKFQNKKMKEKFSGDYLKSMHIYLVAILNHAMKFHDLKQNVASLVGNFEIENSKRLNYWTLEEYQKFYAILPNIEQQTFFKLLFYSGMRKGEIRALTWKNVNFEENYIHVDKADYHGEVTTPKTKASIRDIYMPQHMMDTLRDFQEWYKENKMYKDNYVLFGNFFKAYSESLIDRWYNKAFKTLDDSLEDDEKIPRIVLHEWRHSHASLLVNAGASVMIIAQRLGHSDTTEVYNRYGHLYPSTQKEIIKYL; encoded by the coding sequence TTGCAACATGATTTAAGACTATCCCACAACATTTATAAAGATGATAAACGTGGTACATATTACTTCCGCATCACATACTATGACAAGACGAATAAACGCCAGTATATTACACGTAAAGGCTTCAAACAACGTAAAGAAGCTGTGAAAAAGTGTAATGAAATCATGGACGAATTGGAGGGTGCTGGTCAACTTAACCGCTTGCCGTTTGATGTGCTTGTTGAAGAATACACAGAATGGTATTCTGCACGCCGTAAAACTTCAAGTATCAAAGCATTAAAGACACATACAAATAATCACCTTGTACCTTATTTCGGTTCAATGGACGTATTTAAGATGACAACACATGATATTATGAAGTTTCAAAATAAGAAGATGAAAGAAAAATTCTCAGGAGATTATTTAAAAAGCATGCACATTTATCTTGTTGCTATTTTAAATCATGCTATGAAGTTTCATGATCTAAAGCAAAATGTGGCCTCATTAGTTGGTAACTTTGAAATTGAGAATTCTAAACGATTAAATTACTGGACGTTAGAAGAATACCAAAAGTTTTACGCTATCTTACCGAACATTGAACAACAAACCTTTTTTAAATTATTGTTTTATAGCGGTATGCGTAAAGGAGAAATTCGAGCATTGACATGGAAAAATGTTAATTTTGAGGAAAACTATATTCACGTTGACAAAGCCGACTATCATGGAGAGGTAACCACACCTAAAACGAAAGCAAGTATTCGTGACATTTATATGCCTCAACACATGATGGACACATTACGTGATTTTCAAGAGTGGTATAAAGAAAATAAAATGTACAAAGATAATTATGTATTGTTTGGTAATTTCTTCAAAGCGTATAGTGAATCACTTATTGACCGCTGGTATAACAAGGCTTTTAAAACACTAGACGATTCCCTTGAAGATGATGAAAAAATACCACGTATTGTATTACATGAATGGCGTCATAGTCATGCTTCTTTACTTGTAAATGCAGGCGCTAGTGTGATGATTATCGCGCAACGTTTAGGACATAGTGACACAACAGAAGTATATAATAGATATGGCCACTTATATCCAAGCACACAAAAAGAGATAATAAAATATTTATAA
- a CDS encoding helix-turn-helix domain-containing protein, with protein sequence MNVGKNIKKIRKEKNITLEQLSKKTGFSAGYISQIENGKREKPSREFLKSITYGLDVSETYLITGKKTMADLSEDELKKSWEESQNSFKESRKNFRTRIDNDLKEILTMELGYTEELFLSVALKFLKNSTVNDLTMITAILKQYNDYNNIYYITEDKEALLQDIENIKEQIEIIFQTRYGIARYDESEKSD encoded by the coding sequence ATGAATGTAGGGAAAAATATAAAAAAAATAAGAAAAGAAAAAAATATAACTTTAGAACAATTGAGTAAGAAAACCGGTTTTTCTGCCGGCTACATTTCGCAAATTGAAAATGGAAAAAGAGAAAAACCTTCACGTGAATTTTTGAAAAGTATCACTTATGGCCTTGATGTTTCCGAAACTTATTTAATTACAGGGAAAAAAACAATGGCTGATTTATCTGAGGATGAACTCAAAAAAAGTTGGGAAGAATCACAGAATAGTTTTAAAGAATCTAGGAAAAACTTCAGAACACGAATCGATAACGATTTAAAAGAAATTCTCACAATGGAATTAGGATATACAGAAGAATTATTTTTATCAGTAGCGTTAAAATTTCTAAAAAACTCCACAGTAAACGATCTCACCATGATAACTGCAATTTTAAAACAATATAATGATTATAATAATATTTATTACATCACAGAGGATAAAGAAGCGTTGCTTCAAGATATTGAAAATATAAAGGAACAAATTGAAATAATTTTTCAAACCCGTTATGGTATTGCTAGATATGATGAATCCGAAAAGAGTGATTAA
- a CDS encoding helix-turn-helix transcriptional regulator → MNNMKELRINKNLKQKELARITGLSTSAISLFENNKSTPSMISAYKIAKALNVSIEKIFPLNVEIYLKKEE, encoded by the coding sequence ATGAATAATATGAAAGAGTTGAGAATTAACAAAAATCTCAAACAAAAAGAATTAGCTAGAATTACAGGTTTAAGTACATCGGCAATTTCATTGTTTGAAAATAATAAGTCAACACCATCAATGATTAGTGCTTATAAAATTGCGAAGGCTTTAAATGTTTCAATAGAAAAAATTTTCCCGCTAAATGTAGAAATTTATTTAAAAAAGGAGGAATAA